ATATGGATACATTATTCATTTTTGCCATAGCTGTGGGGCTTGCCATGGATGCCTTTGCAGTATCTGTATCTGCAGGGGTATGCGAGAGATCAAATAAATTTCCGATTTCAATAAAACTGGCAGTTGTATTCGGAGGATTTCAGGCAGGGATGTGTATCCTCGGCTGGTTTGCCGGAAGAAACTTCAATGATCTCATATCAAGTTACGATCACTGGCTCGCATTCATTCTTCTCCTGGCAATCGGCCTGAAGATGGTTTATGAAGGATTCTACGGGACTGAAGAGAAGGTATTTGATCTGACTGCCCCTTTGGTCCTTATTGTCCTTGGCATTGCCACAAGTATCGATTCTCTTGCAGTTGGACTTTCATTCGCATTTCTGGATATGGATATTCTTGCTCCTGCATTTATTATCGGGATCGTAACACTGGTTCTGTCTCTGGCAGGGTTTAACCTTGGCGGAAAATTCGGCGATATGATCGGGAAGAGGGCGGAGATAATCGGAGGATGCATACTGGTTCTCCTCGGAATAAAAATTCTTCTGGAAGGCCTTTAGACTCCTGAAAAATATCCAACCAGCGGAACCATGATAATGAACATGAGGGCAATACAGACAATAATCCATTCCGCCGGTTTGATCTCTTTTTTGCTGACATGAAGGTATGAATCCTTCGAGTAGCCCCGACATAGCATACTGATATATGTCCTCTCTCCCTGTTCGTACGACCTGATGAACATCGTTCCCACAGTATACCCGAGTATCTTCAGCCTGTACTTGTACGGCAGGGATCTGTCGAAGGAGTTGAAGCATTTTGTCTCGAAAACATTCATCACCCTGCCGAACATCTCTGCAAAGACGAACAGGTACCTGATCATGAGGCCGATTACAAGGGCGAATTCCGGTGGGAGCCCCAGCCTTCTGGCTCCTGTGAGAAGGTTCTGCATCGGGGTGGTTGATGAAAGAAGAATGATGAAGGAGATGCATACACTGAATTTTACAAACAATATCGCGGCGAATTCGACGGATTCGCTGTATATGTTTATGCCCAGCGGAAGGGACACCAGCACTGTAAACGTATCATAGTGACTGTTTTCAAAGAAAATCTGGAAGAGTATTATAAATATCCCGAAAGGCAGGATCAGGACCAGCCTTTTCAGGTATGTTGTTACGGGCAGCTCCGAGATCACCCAGAGCATCAGGAAGAATAAAAAAAAGAGCAGTCCCGGAATCCATACTGAAACAGAATATGGATATGCAACCATTGCAATAATTGCGGCAAAACAGATTATGATCTTTATTCTCGAATCGAGAATGTGTATGGGACTGTTTCCCATTGCCAGTTTTTCTATGGCATACAGTTCTTCGATCATTTCAATCTGCTGAATTCCCTTGAAATGGCCTCTTCTGTTTCATCAAATGTAAATGCCATATCGATATTCATTCCTCTCCTGTTGAGAGATTTGATCAGTCTTGGGAATACAGGTGCCTCCAGGCCCATTTCGTTTAGATGGTCTTCGTTGCCGAATACATCCCTGACTCCTCCCTGCGCAACAATCGCCCCTTTATCCAGAACATATACATAATCGGCAATTTCCGGTACAAGTTCTACGGAATGCGTGGAGAAGATAATCGTCATGCCGTATTTTTCCGGAAGCTCATTCAGAAAGCCTATCAGATCTTTTACCCCGCTGGGATCGAGTCCTGCTGTGGGCTCGTCGAGGACAATAACCTGGGGCTCCATCGCAAGGACTCCTGCAATTGCTACTCTTTTTTTCTCTCCTCCGCTGAGATGATGCGGAACCCTGTCCCTTAGATGTTCGATCGAAAGGAGTTTTAGTGTCTCGTTTACCCTGTGCTGAATTGTCTCTTCATCAAGGCCGAGATTGGTTGGTCCAAATGCAATATCCTCTTCAACGGTCGGAGAGAAGACCTGGTCATCCGAGTTCTGGAAAACGATCCCTACGGTCTTCCTTATCTCCTTTAAATTGGATTTTGATATAGGCTCCCCGTGGACGAGGACTTCGCCGGAGGAAGGTGTCAGGATTCCGTTGAAGTGCTTGAACAGGGTGCTCTTGCCTGCGCCGTTCGCACCTATTATCGCGATCTTCTGCTTTCTGCCGGCGATAAAATTTATTCCCTTCAGTGCCTCTATGTCGTTATTATAGGAGTACTTCAGGTTTCGGGTTTCCAGAATATGCATCTAAAAAAGAGTTGTTTTCTATGATTTTGAGGTTTTTGATGTGACCGCCCAGGTTACGCCTATGATCAGACCGAAGGTGATGAAGATTCCTATGATCAGGGCGACAATAGCACCTGCCGTACCAGCACTTTCACCCATCGTATAGTCGGGAAGCGGAGATTCATATGTGAATGTTCCGGCACCTATTGCCTCGGCATCCCCGTCTTCGGGCGATGCACCGAGAATAGATTTTTCATCCTGAACTACAAGAGCAGTGCTCTCCAGACCGTCGGGATCGCCGGATGCAAGGAATACCGCCAGGATTCCAATAATCAGGGCGACGATGATGCCTATGACCATGAATTTCTTGTTGTCCATCATGCCGGCGCCTCCGTACCGCTTTTCGTGTCAAATGACAGGAGATCCGGTCTTACATTATGTATGAGGTATATTGCAACTGCAGTGATGATACCTTCAATCACGCCTATTGCAGCATGGTAGAGGCCCATTGCTGTCATTCCGGCAATGAGCGGGAATGTTCCGGCGATTGCCATCTCAATTGCGCATGCAAGCGCGGCTATGAAGCATGCAAGCCATGCTGCAATTCCGGCCGAGATATAAACGTTCTTTGTAACGGATTTGAGTCCCTGGAACGAATAAAATCCAACAAAACCACCGATAACGCCCATGTTGATGATGTTGGCACCCATGGTGGTAATTCCTCCGTCGCCGAATATTACTCCCTGGATGATAAGGACAATCGTCAGTATGAACACTGCTGCGTATGGAGAACCGAGGACTATTGCAGCGAGGGCTCCTCCTACAAGATGCCCCGAGGTTCCCATACCTACAGGCAGGTTAAAGGCCTGTATGGCAAAAATTCCAGCGGCAAGTACAGCAACAAGAGGAATTTTATCTTCATTCAATTCTTTTCGCGCCCATTTGAGTGCGAGGGCAATAAAAATTATTGCCAGCAACCAGTAAACTGCTGCTTGTGGCAGCGGCATAAATGCGTCAGGAATATGCATCTTTACCAACAATTAAGCAATATGATATTATTGTAAATAAGTATTACTGATTCGAATTAATTGTAATACTTGTCACTCATATTCTCAAAATTAAAAAGAAGAATAATTTATTGTTATAATTTTTTTAAAAAAAGTAATCTGTTTTAGTTTATTGATTTCAGGATATCTTCCCTGAATGACTCTGCTGCTTCTTTTTCAGGCGCCTCTACATATAATCTCATAAACGGCTCCGTTCCAGACGGGCGGAGCAGCGCCCAGCTGCCGTCTTTTCTGTTAATTCTTACTCCGTCGGTAAGATCGATCTCTTCACCTGAAAATGATTCGGTCGCTTTCTTCAGAATTTCGGCATGATTGTCGCTGAATATCTTATCCTTGAGCATCATGAGTTTTGGCAGGTCTTTTCTTAATTCAGAGAGTGGTTTTCCTTCTGTTGAGATCAAAGATGCCATTGCTGCCGCAGTCATCCCTCCGTCACGGCAGTGCTGGTGTCCGGGGAATATCAGTCCGCCGTTTCCTTCTCCGCCGAATACGACATTTTCCCCGTTTTCTGCAAGCTCAATCATCTTTCTTGCAACAGAGATGCTTCCGACTCTTGTATACTCGACACGGCAGTTGTATTCAGCGGCGATAATTTCTGCAACTTTTGAAGTACTGACAGGTGTTACGACAACTCCCCCGGGGTTGTTGCGGCAGGCATATTTCTGCATGAGGGCGAACTCTTCGTTTTCTTCAAGGTATTCACCTTTGTCGTCTATGAATACGGCCCTGTCCGCATCTCCGTCATGCGCTACTCCGAAGGCGGAATTTGTTGCCAGAACAAGTTCTGCAAGGGGCTTTAAACCCTCGGGTGAGGGTTCAGGCAGTCTTCCAGGGAAGAATCCGTCCATTTGCCCGTTTATAGTATGAACCCTGCATCCGATTCCGGTGAGAATTTTTTCGGTCGTCAGGCATGCGGGACCGGATCCGGGATCGACTGCAACGGTCAGCTGTTTTTCCAGTTTTTCAATCCGGCTGCATATAGCATCAGTGTATTCATCAAGCATCTCGAATGCACAGGATTCCTTTCCCACTCCTGTCCATTCTTTGAGCTCATAGTCGCCCGAGAAGAGGATCTCTTCAAGTTTTATCGTATCTTCATCGCTGAATTCCGTTCCGTCCGAATCGATTATTTTAACGCCGTTATATTCAGGGGGATTATGGGATGCGGTAATCACGGCGCCTGCATCGAAATGAGATTTAACAATATACTGCAGGGCCGGTGTGGGTAAAATTCCCAGGTCGACGACATCGCATCCACCGGCAAGCAGTCCGGCTTTTATGGCAGATTTCAGGGAGGGGCCTGAAGTCCGGGTGTCCATGCCGACTGCAATCTTTCCTTCTCTTATTTTGCTCAGTGAAAGACCGATTCTCATGACAAGATCGGGTGTCATGTCCTTTCCGGTAACCCCTCTTGCACCGTTTGTTCCGAATAATTTCTTTTCTGCTTTTTCTGAAGCCATTGTACCGGTATATGATATGAAGTGGAAGGTAAATTTGTTTTTGGATAGTTGTATAACATCAGTTGATTCAAATTCGATTTTACTTGTAGGCATGGAAAGATCCCGGGGATGAAAAATATTTCATGTTTATACTGAATTGAAATATATCGCAGCAGTTGGTGTATGAACAGTTTTTACTTTGCCGGACGGTACAGATTTTAACCGGGACAATTCATCTAATTATTTTTGTATTTGAAAAATGGAACAAGAAAAGGACATTTTTAGGATTGGGAATGCCTGAAGAATATGATTTCATTCATTGATGTCATCAGTGTATTCTTCATCGTCATCTTCAGGTTCATCCAGGGATATTTTCATTTCTCTTTTTTCCGAATTGCCGGAATTCGGGGAACTGCCGGTTCTGAGCATGGATGCGGCTTCGGCCACGCTTCTCATCACTTCGGTAATCCTGTCTTCGATATCTATCTCATCGTCGATGTCTACGGCAGTACCCTCGATCTCAAGGAGGAAACGGGCGATTTCACTGGATTCAAACAGTATGTCGTCCAGTTCGTCGGCTGTGAAAAAACCGCATAATGCTCCATAAAAAAAGGTTGCACCTGATTTCCGTACCTTTCGTTTGAATGAGCTTCTGGCCTGGTTGACTGCCTGCGGAGTATATGTATCGATCATGAACGGGACGAGATCGGGAAGGTTTTCGCCGATAAATGTCATCTCTGCTCCGCCCCTTGTTGTAAAATCGGAACATAGTCTGGCGATTGCCCATTCTCTTGCAGTGATATATGTGTGTTTTCTGAGGAACTGGTTCACACGCCTGTATGCAGAACCGTCGACCTTTTTGAATTTTTTATATTTGTTTATTCTTTCAAGGTCCTCTTCTGAGAGGGGTTTCTTTTCAGGCTGATCCATTTGATCATCAATTTCGTTTAGATTAAGGATCCCGGGTTCTGTTGTTTCGTTGTTGTCTGCGGTATCATCCGTCTCTTCGTTATTTATATCGATATTCGGTATATCGACAGGGTCGGGCTGTTCGATTTCGTCCTTTTCAGGATCGACCTCCACCGGATCTATGTTATTGAAATCCTGAGATTCAGGTTCTTCTTCCATTATTCATTATATGGGGTGTTTTGTTTTATTCAATTTTTCCGGTACCTCCTGGCTGATGCAGGAGATCCGATAAACCGTTTTTCGATTTCGGATTTTTGTCCGACTCGACAGTTTTATTTTGAATTTTCTTCAAGGTAAAGATATAGCATCATATGGTTTATGGGGTTGCCGAAGATCTCGTTGACTGTCAAAAAAATTTCAAAAATTATTAATTTTTACCAAAATTCGGGGAACATCCGGGCTTAAATTGATTTTTTTTCTATTCTCCTGATATTCGAAAGAATGTACAAACAGAAATTACGATATTATTGATCTGTAGATCCATCATCGTCAAAAAAAAAGAAATTTCGACTTTACTTTGTTTAAATCCTATGAAATCTCTTTAAACGATTTTATTTTACATGAGAATCACGTTGTTTACATGAAAAGTCCATGAAACCTTTGGTTTCATAAACGTTTTTGTAAGAAATTTTCGTAAGAAATATTGGAATTATATTTTTTAATTTAGAATCCGCTGTAAAAATAATATTTCAGGAGGATTTTTTCAGTAAGAAATTCTTTAGGATATCAAGATTTTAATCCGAATTTTAGAACGTAAAACTTAAATAAATCGTTAATAACTGTGAGAACACGAATTTTTAAGTCCTCATAGAAGCCCTGTATTGCATTATTTCCTCCCTCTCCGATACAAGCATCGCCTGAAAAAAAGAGGGCATTCTCGTGCTGTTATATCGATTTAATTTTTTTCAATCTGTTGTAAGCCCATGCTCTTATGAAAATTTTACAGAGTGCCAGAGATCCCTGAATCGGCGGAATATAATTTATAACCGAAATGGGTCTAATATCATAATCAAAGTTGGATCAGGGATTTTTGTGACTCCTGGTGTTTCCGGAAAATAAGATTCAGATAAGTCCGGATTTGATATTTCTCATCTCATTTTTAATTGAATTTTGGGATGTTTTTTTTTCAGATCTCCGGGAAAAGGTCATGGAATATGAACAGATCTAATCTTAATAAACGAAGAATTTAGGCTTATTCCTTTGAAAGAGGGAAATATTTCTTATAAACCTCTCTTCTCTCATCTATATCCGTATGCAGGTATACCTCGGTTGTCTGGATCGAACTGTGGCCCAGGTTCTCCTGGACAACCCGCAAATTTTTGGACCTTCGGTATAATTCGCTTGCATAACTGTGCCTTATCTTATGCGGTGTGATCCCTGCAGGAGCGTATCTTTCGAATATGTGTTGAACCGTTCGCGGGGATATGTTCTTTCCCTGCTGTCCTTCGAAAAGCGGCCCTGAGATCCTTCCTGATGTGTAATGATTAATGTCCTGCAGTGTGTCCTCGTCGATGAAAACGGTCCGGATTTTACCTCCTTTTCCTTTCACCCTGATGACGCGATCCTCGAAATCGATGTCCTCGATATTTATCGAACAAAGTTCCGAGACACGGACTCCCGTTGCATAGATCGTTCTTATAATAAGTCTGTCTCTTTCGTTGTTTATCGAATTAAAGAGCGATAAGACCTGGTTGTGTTTAAGGTATCTCAGCTCTTTTTCTTTTATCTTCGGCCTGTCGATGGCAGCAAGGGGGTTCGAATCAACTACTCCCTGGGTATAGCAGTACCTGTAGAATGAACTTAGGGAGGAGATGATCCGTTGAAGCGTGGTTGCTTTGTAGTCTCGCAATGAAGTCAGAAATGCAAGAAAATCGTTGATCATCATCGGTGTAGTATCGATCTCAGTATCCAGTCTGGCGTTTGCAAGATCGTTCCAGTAGATTACCAGTTTCTCCTGGCCCATGTTTCGTCTTATCCACAGGTAGTAACCGAATTTCTTTACTGCTCCCTCGTAACTGGCTATCGTTCTCGGGGAAAAATTCCTCATTCTAAGGTGATGACTGAACCTTTTGAGCCATTCAGAGAAATAATCCCCTTCCATGCTTTATTTTTTAATTCCTCAAAATTTATAAGCTTTGCGCAGAATACCTATTCTGCGACAAAACGTCAGACAGCCTGGATTTCAGGTATTTTACATGAAAATCACGTTGTGATTTACATGAAACAGTCCATGAAATTTTCGTTTCATAAACGTTTTTGATAATTCGATCCTGATCGGTACCTGAATTTTTACTATGGGATGAGCTATGATTGAATTTTCACTGTGCCGGATCTCAATCCGGATGTAATGATACAATCTGGTAAACCAAATTTTGCTATAGTAAATCCTCCTGTAAAGTGGAGCCTCGTGATCTGAAAAATTCTGATTTCGATCTCCTGGGATCGCCCTGTTATAAAAGCGTTCATGAAACACAGGTTTCAGCACTGTTTCATGTGAATCACGACGTGCTTTTCATGTTAAATCGGATCGCATCGATATAACGGCCCGAGGATGCCCTGTTTTTCTCAGGCGATTTCCATATCGAAGAGACAGAAAATAATTGAATACAGGGCTTCTATGAGGACGTTGTAAATTTCTCTTTTCGTCGAATCTCATATTTGTTCAAATTTGATTTTCCATTTTAGGAATTTACGAAGCATCGTAGTTCTCAATGAAAAAAATCCTGCCGTTAATTATTTTTCAAATTTTCAAATTAGTCTCATTCTTAAAATAAAATTCAAACAATCCCTGTTGTCACAAAGAAAAGATCCTGAAAATATAATTCCGCAGGATTTCTGGAATCTAAATTTAATAAAAATTCTAAATCCGGTTGTTTTGTTTCAGCCACCTGCAGGAATTTCCATTTCAATAAACCATATGATGCTATATTTATGGGGGTGACTTAGGAAATTAAATTTGAATCACTATTTTTCATGAAAATTGTCAAACTGATCACACCTGAAAGATCAATGATATCATTATTTGGTTTATTGCGATCACTTTCGGATTGTTCTCAAAACAGTCATATCCCTCGAAACCGATACTAATAATCAAGGATGACAGACGGCCCGACACCTGCTATGAGACAGTTCTACGAAATGAAGTCGAAACACCCCGGCACAGTTCTTTTTTTCCAGATGGGTGATTTCTACGAGACTTTTGGAGAGGATGCCGAAGTCGTGTCGCGTGAACTGGATATTACACTGACTTCACGCGGCAGGGACAAGAACGGCGAAAAAATGCCCCTTGCAGGTGTTCCGATTCACGCGGGTGAATCGTATATCTCGCGCCTTGTAAAGAAGGGTTACAGGGTTGCCGTCTGCGATCAGATCGAAGACCCGAAAAAGGCCAAGGGCATCGTAAAACGCGATGTTGTCAGGATCATAACACCAGGGACGATTATCGATTCGGGAATGATCGATAATTCCGGTCCCAGTTACCTGATGGCAGTTATGCCCGGTAAGGACATTGAAGACTTGGGATTTGCATTCCTTGATATTTCCACGGGAGAGTTTTTTATCTCTGGGTCCGGCAACGGAGAAATGTTCTCGCAGATAAATTCGGAGATCGCACGTTACAGGCCGTCGGAGTGCATCGTCCCGGAAAACTGTCCTAAGAAAATTTCTGATTATATCGCGGGCAGAAACGTCCTCGTGACAGGGTATGATCCGCTTCATTTTGATATAGAAAATGCAAGAAACTTTCTGCTCGAAAAATTCGAGGTGAATTCCCTCGAAGGATACGGCTGCATGGGAATGGACCTGTCCGTATGCGCCGCGGGTGCATGCCTCTCATATGCGTGCGAAACGCAGAAATCGGATCTCTCCCATATAAGGGGCTTTTCCACTAGGCTTCCTTCCGGGAGCATGGTTCTCGATGCAATCACACTGAGGAATCTGGAGGTCCTGGAGAATATAAGAACACGGCAGGGTAAGAATTCACTTTACGATATCCTCGACGAGACTAAAACACCGATGGGGAGCAGGGTTCTGAGATCATGGCTCACGGCCCCGCTTGTAGACCGGGACAATATAAATTCAAGGCTCAATGCAGTAGAGTTCTTCTTCAATAACCTGTACATCCGTGAGTCATTACGATCTCTCCTTCATCGTTACGCGGATATTGAAAGAATAGCAGCTAGGATCTCCTACGGGAATGCCGGTCCGAGAGAACTCGTCACATTAAAGAATTCCCTTGCAAAAATTCCCGAGATCAGATCATTATTTTCGGAGGAAGGAGCAGTAACCCCTGAACTTATATCCTGTTCGCTCGGTTCGATCGAATCCCTCGACGAATGCGTTGAACTGATAGAGAGATCCATTGAGGACGAGCCTCCCGTGCTTGCGAGAACCGGCGGTGTGATCAAGAGAGGCTACAACCATTACCTTGACGAACTCAGGGACTCGTCGGGTTCTGCAAAGGAGTGGATAGCCCAGTTCCAGCAGGACGAGAGGGATCGGACCGGGATTAAATCGCTCAAGGTCAGCTACAACAAAGTCTTCGGCTATTATATAGAAGTGACAAAGTCGAATCTCAAACTCGTTCCCCAGGAGTACCAGAGAAAACAGACCACTGCCAACGGGGAAAGGTTCACTCTTCCCGAACTGCAGGAGAAAGAGTCGTTAATCGTCAATGCGGAAGAGAGATTTATCGCACTCGAACAGGATTTGTATACCGGAATCCTGACAAAACTCAGGGAAAAGGTCGAAGAGATCCTAGATACTGCAAAGATGATCGGCCGGCTGGATGTCCTGGCGGACTTTGCTCATTTATCATCAAACTACAATTATGTCCGGCCGGTAATCGAGGATTCGGCAAGACTCCTGATAAGCGACGGGCGGCACCCTGTTGTCGAAAGGAACCAGTCGTCCGGTTTTGTCCCGAACGATGCAGGAATCGATTCCTCTGACAACCAGATCCTGATAATCACCGGTGCAAACATGGCCGGAAAATCGACCTACATGCGTGAAGTGGCACTTTTATGTATTATGGCCCAGGCAGGATGCTTCGTCCCCGCATCAGGTGCCGTAATCGGAATTATCGACAGGATATTCACCCGTGTCGGCGCTTTCGACGATCTTTCGAGCGGCCAGAGCACGTTCATGGTCGAGATGCTCGAG
Above is a window of Methanolacinia paynteri DNA encoding:
- a CDS encoding manganese efflux pump MntP is translated as MDTLFIFAIAVGLAMDAFAVSVSAGVCERSNKFPISIKLAVVFGGFQAGMCILGWFAGRNFNDLISSYDHWLAFILLLAIGLKMVYEGFYGTEEKVFDLTAPLVLIVLGIATSIDSLAVGLSFAFLDMDILAPAFIIGIVTLVLSLAGFNLGGKFGDMIGKRAEIIGGCILVLLGIKILLEGL
- the cbiQ gene encoding cobalt ECF transporter T component CbiQ, whose amino-acid sequence is MIEELYAIEKLAMGNSPIHILDSRIKIIICFAAIIAMVAYPYSVSVWIPGLLFFLFFLMLWVISELPVTTYLKRLVLILPFGIFIILFQIFFENSHYDTFTVLVSLPLGINIYSESVEFAAILFVKFSVCISFIILLSSTTPMQNLLTGARRLGLPPEFALVIGLMIRYLFVFAEMFGRVMNVFETKCFNSFDRSLPYKYRLKILGYTVGTMFIRSYEQGERTYISMLCRGYSKDSYLHVSKKEIKPAEWIIVCIALMFIIMVPLVGYFSGV
- a CDS encoding ATP-binding cassette domain-containing protein; translation: MHILETRNLKYSYNNDIEALKGINFIAGRKQKIAIIGANGAGKSTLFKHFNGILTPSSGEVLVHGEPISKSNLKEIRKTVGIVFQNSDDQVFSPTVEEDIAFGPTNLGLDEETIQHRVNETLKLLSIEHLRDRVPHHLSGGEKKRVAIAGVLAMEPQVIVLDEPTAGLDPSGVKDLIGFLNELPEKYGMTIIFSTHSVELVPEIADYVYVLDKGAIVAQGGVRDVFGNEDHLNEMGLEAPVFPRLIKSLNRRGMNIDMAFTFDETEEAISREFSRLK
- a CDS encoding PDGLE domain-containing protein; this encodes MMDNKKFMVIGIIVALIIGILAVFLASGDPDGLESTALVVQDEKSILGASPEDGDAEAIGAGTFTYESPLPDYTMGESAGTAGAIVALIIGIFITFGLIIGVTWAVTSKTSKS
- the cbiM gene encoding cobalt transporter CbiM, whose amino-acid sequence is MHIPDAFMPLPQAAVYWLLAIIFIALALKWARKELNEDKIPLVAVLAAGIFAIQAFNLPVGMGTSGHLVGGALAAIVLGSPYAAVFILTIVLIIQGVIFGDGGITTMGANIINMGVIGGFVGFYSFQGLKSVTKNVYISAGIAAWLACFIAALACAIEMAIAGTFPLIAGMTAMGLYHAAIGVIEGIITAVAIYLIHNVRPDLLSFDTKSGTEAPA
- the glmM gene encoding phosphoglucosamine mutase, producing the protein MASEKAEKKLFGTNGARGVTGKDMTPDLVMRIGLSLSKIREGKIAVGMDTRTSGPSLKSAIKAGLLAGGCDVVDLGILPTPALQYIVKSHFDAGAVITASHNPPEYNGVKIIDSDGTEFSDEDTIKLEEILFSGDYELKEWTGVGKESCAFEMLDEYTDAICSRIEKLEKQLTVAVDPGSGPACLTTEKILTGIGCRVHTINGQMDGFFPGRLPEPSPEGLKPLAELVLATNSAFGVAHDGDADRAVFIDDKGEYLEENEEFALMQKYACRNNPGGVVVTPVSTSKVAEIIAAEYNCRVEYTRVGSISVARKMIELAENGENVVFGGEGNGGLIFPGHQHCRDGGMTAAAMASLISTEGKPLSELRKDLPKLMMLKDKIFSDNHAEILKKATESFSGEEIDLTDGVRINRKDGSWALLRPSGTEPFMRLYVEAPEKEAAESFREDILKSIN
- a CDS encoding DUF5806 family protein, encoding MEEEPESQDFNNIDPVEVDPEKDEIEQPDPVDIPNIDINNEETDDTADNNETTEPGILNLNEIDDQMDQPEKKPLSEEDLERINKYKKFKKVDGSAYRRVNQFLRKHTYITAREWAIARLCSDFTTRGGAEMTFIGENLPDLVPFMIDTYTPQAVNQARSSFKRKVRKSGATFFYGALCGFFTADELDDILFESSEIARFLLEIEGTAVDIDDEIDIEDRITEVMRSVAEAASMLRTGSSPNSGNSEKREMKISLDEPEDDDEEYTDDINE
- the xerA gene encoding site-specific tyrosine recombinase/integron integrase; this translates as MEGDYFSEWLKRFSHHLRMRNFSPRTIASYEGAVKKFGYYLWIRRNMGQEKLVIYWNDLANARLDTEIDTTPMMINDFLAFLTSLRDYKATTLQRIISSLSSFYRYCYTQGVVDSNPLAAIDRPKIKEKELRYLKHNQVLSLFNSINNERDRLIIRTIYATGVRVSELCSINIEDIDFEDRVIRVKGKGGKIRTVFIDEDTLQDINHYTSGRISGPLFEGQQGKNISPRTVQHIFERYAPAGITPHKIRHSYASELYRRSKNLRVVQENLGHSSIQTTEVYLHTDIDERREVYKKYFPLSKE
- the mutS gene encoding DNA mismatch repair protein MutS; the protein is MTDGPTPAMRQFYEMKSKHPGTVLFFQMGDFYETFGEDAEVVSRELDITLTSRGRDKNGEKMPLAGVPIHAGESYISRLVKKGYRVAVCDQIEDPKKAKGIVKRDVVRIITPGTIIDSGMIDNSGPSYLMAVMPGKDIEDLGFAFLDISTGEFFISGSGNGEMFSQINSEIARYRPSECIVPENCPKKISDYIAGRNVLVTGYDPLHFDIENARNFLLEKFEVNSLEGYGCMGMDLSVCAAGACLSYACETQKSDLSHIRGFSTRLPSGSMVLDAITLRNLEVLENIRTRQGKNSLYDILDETKTPMGSRVLRSWLTAPLVDRDNINSRLNAVEFFFNNLYIRESLRSLLHRYADIERIAARISYGNAGPRELVTLKNSLAKIPEIRSLFSEEGAVTPELISCSLGSIESLDECVELIERSIEDEPPVLARTGGVIKRGYNHYLDELRDSSGSAKEWIAQFQQDERDRTGIKSLKVSYNKVFGYYIEVTKSNLKLVPQEYQRKQTTANGERFTLPELQEKESLIVNAEERFIALEQDLYTGILTKLREKVEEILDTAKMIGRLDVLADFAHLSSNYNYVRPVIEDSARLLISDGRHPVVERNQSSGFVPNDAGIDSSDNQILIITGANMAGKSTYMREVALLCIMAQAGCFVPASGAVIGIIDRIFTRVGAFDDLSSGQSTFMVEMLELANILNNVTDKSLVILDEIGRGTSTLDGYSIACAVIEYLHGSGSSGPRTLFATHFHEMVDIEGKLKRVKNYHFAVKDTGSDIVFLRKLIPGASDKSYGIHVAKLAGIPRKVLKRSEEILREEQEKEYRTGGRIQPRYTQMLLVDQPTAVEPVLDENTKTLLKKVKDLDPDSLTPREALAVLYQLREEAGGNKK